In Mustela nigripes isolate SB6536 chromosome 2, MUSNIG.SB6536, whole genome shotgun sequence, a single window of DNA contains:
- the S100B gene encoding protein S100-B: MSELEKAMVSLIDVFHQYSGREGDKHKLKKSELKELINGELPHFLQEVKEQEVVDKVMEALDSDGDGECDFQEFMVFVAMVTTACHEFFARE, from the exons ATGTCTGAGCTGGAGAAGGCCATGGTGAGTCTCATCGACGTCTTCCATCAGTACTCCGGAAGGGAGGGCGACAAGCACAAGCTGAAGAAATCCGAACTCAAGGAGCTCATCAACGGTGAGCTCCCCCACTTTTTACAG GAAGTCAAGGAGCAGGAGGTCGTGGACAAAGTCATGGAAGCCCTGGACAGTGACGGAGACGGCGAGTGTGACTTCCAGGAGTTTATGGTCTTTGTCGCCATGGTTACCACCGCCTGCCACGAGTTCTTTGCGCGCGAGTGA